From one Streptomyces sp. CA-210063 genomic stretch:
- the rfbB gene encoding dTDP-glucose 4,6-dehydratase yields MRLLVTGGAGFIGSHFVRTALDGGYAGHEHTRVTVLDKLTYAGNRANLPRSHARLDFVQGDVCDHRLLHELLPGHDAVVHFAAESHVDRSVLSAAEFVRTNVMGTQTLLDACAATGIHRFVHVSTDEVYGSITEGSWTEEWPLLPNSPYAASKAASDLIARAYWRTHGLSVSITRCSNNYGPYQHPEKLIPLFVTNLLEGERVPLYGDGRNIREWLHVDDHCRAIALVLDGGRPGEVYNVGGGNERTNVDITRRLLDLCGADESMIRRVADRKGHDLRYSLDETKIREELGYTPRVSFEQGLADTVAWYRDNPDWWKPVKHRNDHVGRQSREGSTR; encoded by the coding sequence ATGAGGCTCCTGGTCACCGGAGGGGCCGGCTTCATCGGCTCGCATTTCGTCCGCACTGCGCTGGACGGCGGCTACGCGGGCCATGAGCACACCAGAGTGACCGTTCTCGACAAGCTCACCTATGCCGGGAACCGCGCCAACCTCCCCCGCTCCCATGCTCGTCTGGACTTCGTGCAGGGCGATGTGTGCGACCACCGGTTGCTGCACGAGCTGCTGCCCGGGCATGACGCGGTCGTCCATTTCGCCGCCGAATCGCACGTGGACCGATCCGTGCTCTCGGCGGCGGAGTTCGTCCGAACCAACGTGATGGGGACGCAGACCCTGCTGGACGCCTGTGCCGCCACGGGCATCCACCGTTTCGTCCATGTCTCGACGGACGAGGTGTACGGATCGATCACCGAGGGCTCGTGGACCGAGGAATGGCCCCTGCTGCCCAACTCGCCCTACGCCGCGTCCAAGGCCGCGTCCGACCTGATCGCCCGTGCGTACTGGCGAACCCACGGCCTCAGCGTGTCGATCACCCGATGCTCCAACAACTACGGGCCGTATCAGCACCCGGAGAAACTCATACCGCTCTTCGTCACCAACCTGCTGGAGGGCGAGCGGGTCCCGCTCTACGGCGACGGGCGCAACATCCGGGAGTGGCTGCACGTCGACGACCACTGCCGGGCCATCGCCCTGGTCCTGGACGGGGGACGGCCCGGCGAGGTCTACAACGTCGGCGGAGGCAACGAGCGGACGAACGTGGACATCACCCGACGACTGCTCGACCTGTGCGGCGCGGACGAGTCCATGATCCGCAGGGTCGCCGACCGCAAGGGGCACGACCTGCGCTACTCCCTGGACGAGACCAAGATCCGGGAGGAACTCGGCTACACCCCACGGGTCTCGTTCGAGCAGGGTTTGGCCGACACCGTCGCCTGGTACCGCGACAACCCCGACTGGTGGAAGCCCGTGAAGCACCGCAATGACCACGTCGGTCGACAGAGCCGGGAAGGAAGCACCCGATGA
- the rfbH gene encoding lipopolysaccharide biosynthesis protein RfbH — translation MNVHKGLILDETVKLHHELQETGPFVPGTTEIWPAGAVLDERDRTALVEAALEMRIAAGPSSRKFESRFARTLGLRKAHLVNSGSSANLLALTAFTSHLLEDRRLRPGDEVITVAAGFPTTVNPIIQNGLVPVFVDVDLATYNTTADRVAQAIGPRTRAIMIAHALGNPFEATEIAQLAQEHDLFLIEDNCDAVGSTYDGRNTGTFGDITTVSFYPAHHLTMGEGGCVLTSNLALARIVESLRDWGRDCWCEPGETNKCLKRFQYQMGTLPEGYDHKYIFSHVGYNMKATDIQAALGLTQLDKIDEFCAARRRNWRRLRDGLDGLPHLILPEATERSDPSWFGFALTIAPDAPFTRAALVDFLENRKIGTRRLFAGNLTRHPAYIGQRHRVVGELTNSDIITEQTFWIGVYPALTDEMLDYVIASVKEFAGGRA, via the coding sequence ATGAACGTGCACAAGGGACTCATCCTCGACGAGACCGTGAAGTTGCATCATGAACTTCAGGAGACAGGGCCCTTCGTCCCCGGAACCACCGAGATCTGGCCCGCCGGCGCGGTACTCGACGAGCGGGACCGCACGGCCCTGGTCGAGGCGGCGCTCGAGATGCGCATCGCGGCAGGTCCGAGCTCACGGAAGTTCGAGTCCCGGTTCGCCCGCACGCTCGGGCTGCGCAAGGCACATCTGGTCAACTCCGGTTCCTCGGCGAACCTCCTGGCACTGACGGCGTTCACCTCCCACCTGCTGGAGGACCGCAGGCTACGCCCGGGAGACGAGGTGATCACGGTGGCCGCGGGCTTTCCCACCACGGTCAACCCGATCATCCAGAACGGGCTCGTCCCGGTCTTCGTCGATGTGGACCTCGCCACCTACAACACCACGGCGGACCGGGTCGCACAGGCCATCGGACCGAGAACGCGGGCCATCATGATCGCCCACGCCCTCGGCAACCCCTTCGAGGCCACCGAGATCGCGCAGCTCGCCCAAGAACACGACCTGTTCCTGATCGAGGACAACTGTGACGCCGTCGGCTCCACCTACGACGGGCGGAACACCGGCACCTTCGGCGACATCACGACCGTGAGCTTCTACCCCGCCCATCATCTGACGATGGGGGAGGGCGGCTGCGTGCTGACCTCCAACCTGGCGCTCGCGCGCATCGTGGAGTCGCTGCGCGACTGGGGGCGTGACTGCTGGTGCGAGCCGGGCGAGACCAACAAGTGCCTCAAGCGCTTCCAGTACCAGATGGGCACCCTCCCCGAGGGCTACGACCACAAGTACATCTTCAGTCACGTCGGCTACAACATGAAGGCCACCGACATCCAGGCGGCGCTGGGCCTGACCCAGCTCGACAAGATCGACGAATTCTGCGCCGCCCGCCGTCGCAACTGGCGTCGGCTGCGGGACGGACTGGACGGCCTACCGCACCTGATCCTGCCCGAGGCCACCGAGCGCAGTGACCCGAGCTGGTTCGGATTCGCCCTGACGATCGCACCCGACGCGCCCTTCACCCGGGCCGCCCTGGTCGACTTCCTGGAGAACCGCAAGATCGGCACCCGCCGTCTGTTCGCCGGCAACCTCACCCGGCACCCGGCCTACATCGGTCAGCGGCACCGTGTCGTCGGCGAGCTCACCAACAGCGACATCATCACCGAGCAGACCTTCTGGATCGGCGTCTACCCGGCGCTGACCGACGAGATGCTCGACTACGTCATCGCCTCCGTGAAGGAGTTCGCAGGAGGACGGGCATGA
- a CDS encoding alpha/beta hydrolase gives MARSIPDQPEVRPVTLDADGTPLSGLLAVPERSVPRAVVVALHGGGMSAGYFDSRARPGLSLLRLGAELGFTVLSLDRPGYGASADRLPEGLDLAGQTQTVRSALAGFAPGEARGAGFFLVAHSSGGRLALSAAGEESGDVPLIGVDISGLGSRFAVERRELPSRDGRGAWRKHWGALRFYPPDALVTSGGLVRPVPSREAGEGLLWPRMYPAIAARVRVPVRFTFAEQEQWWRHDEEAVRELLAPLAAPRAEVVRQLDAGHNISLGWAARTYHLRALAFLEECLLARDAAIPGPRTASAAQATPVR, from the coding sequence ATGGCACGGTCGATCCCCGACCAGCCGGAAGTCAGGCCGGTCACGCTGGACGCCGACGGGACACCGTTGTCCGGCCTTCTCGCGGTCCCGGAGAGGTCCGTGCCGCGCGCCGTAGTGGTGGCCCTCCACGGTGGTGGGATGAGCGCGGGCTATTTCGACAGCCGGGCACGCCCCGGCCTGTCGCTGCTCAGGCTCGGCGCGGAACTGGGCTTCACCGTGCTCTCCCTCGACCGGCCCGGTTACGGAGCATCCGCCGACCGGCTGCCCGAGGGGCTCGACCTGGCCGGACAGACGCAGACGGTCCGCTCGGCCCTGGCGGGCTTCGCCCCCGGTGAGGCGAGGGGCGCCGGATTCTTCCTGGTGGCACACTCCAGCGGCGGTCGGCTCGCGCTGTCCGCGGCCGGTGAGGAGAGCGGGGACGTTCCCCTGATCGGCGTGGACATCTCCGGTCTGGGGAGCCGCTTCGCCGTGGAGCGCCGGGAACTGCCGAGCCGGGACGGGCGGGGCGCATGGCGCAAGCACTGGGGGGCACTGCGGTTCTACCCTCCGGACGCTCTGGTGACGAGCGGTGGACTCGTGCGCCCCGTGCCTTCGCGCGAGGCGGGCGAGGGCCTGCTCTGGCCGCGGATGTACCCGGCGATCGCCGCGCGGGTACGCGTGCCGGTTCGCTTCACGTTCGCCGAGCAGGAACAGTGGTGGCGTCACGACGAGGAGGCCGTGCGCGAGCTGCTCGCACCTCTCGCCGCGCCCCGCGCCGAAGTGGTGCGGCAGCTCGACGCCGGGCACAACATCTCTCTGGGCTGGGCGGCGCGCACCTACCACCTGCGGGCCCTGGCCTTCCTGGAGGAATGCCTCCTCGCACGCGACGCGGCGATTCCCGGGCCTCGCACGGCGTCGGCCGCGCAGGCGACGCCGGTGCGCTGA
- a CDS encoding ketosynthase chain-length factor: protein MSAGAVVTGIGVVAPNGAGVKDFWAAIRTGRNAIGPVTRFDASLHPARLAGEIQGFDPAEHLPGRLIPQTDRMTQIALVAADQALTDAGVELDEIPPYDRGVVTAVASGGTEFGQNELRKLWSEGGTHVSAYQSFAWFYAVNSGQISVRHGLRGPADALIGDQAGGLDALGHARRQIRRGGKVVFTGGVEASVCSWGWAARLSTSLLSTSDEPGRAYLPFDSAARGCVPGEGGALMIIEDERAARARGARTLYGRIAGHGSTLDPRPGSGRAPGLRRAVEIALADAGSHPGEVDVVFADAAGTKRSDREEADAITAVFGPRGVPVTAPKTMIGRLSAGGAPVDVVAALLAMREGLIPPTTNVELSSEYALDLVTGRARPLSVRTALVLARGYGGFNSAVVLKAVD from the coding sequence GTGAGTGCCGGCGCCGTCGTCACCGGGATCGGAGTCGTCGCACCGAACGGCGCCGGGGTGAAGGACTTCTGGGCCGCCATCCGAACCGGCAGGAATGCGATCGGCCCCGTCACGCGCTTCGACGCCTCGCTGCACCCGGCGCGGCTGGCGGGGGAGATCCAGGGCTTCGACCCGGCAGAGCATCTGCCCGGCAGGCTCATCCCTCAGACGGACCGTATGACGCAGATCGCGCTGGTCGCGGCGGATCAGGCCCTCACCGATGCCGGGGTGGAACTGGACGAGATCCCCCCGTACGACAGGGGTGTCGTCACGGCCGTCGCCTCGGGCGGCACCGAGTTCGGGCAGAACGAACTGCGCAAACTGTGGAGCGAGGGCGGCACCCACGTCAGCGCCTACCAGTCCTTCGCCTGGTTCTACGCCGTGAACAGCGGTCAGATCTCGGTGCGCCACGGTCTGCGAGGGCCCGCCGACGCGCTCATCGGTGACCAGGCCGGCGGTCTCGACGCGCTCGGCCATGCCCGGCGACAGATCCGTCGGGGCGGCAAGGTGGTCTTCACCGGTGGCGTGGAGGCGTCGGTGTGCTCCTGGGGGTGGGCGGCCCGGCTGTCCACCAGCCTGTTGTCCACCAGCGACGAACCCGGGCGGGCGTATCTGCCGTTCGACAGCGCGGCGCGCGGGTGCGTCCCCGGCGAAGGGGGCGCGCTGATGATCATCGAGGACGAGCGGGCGGCCCGCGCACGGGGAGCAAGAACTCTCTACGGCCGGATCGCCGGCCATGGCTCGACCTTGGACCCCCGTCCGGGCAGCGGTCGCGCACCTGGCCTGCGCAGGGCCGTCGAGATCGCTCTCGCGGATGCCGGTTCTCACCCGGGAGAGGTCGACGTGGTGTTCGCGGACGCCGCAGGGACCAAGCGGTCCGACCGCGAAGAGGCCGATGCGATCACGGCGGTGTTCGGTCCCCGCGGAGTGCCGGTCACCGCGCCCAAGACGATGATCGGCCGTCTCTCCGCGGGCGGCGCGCCGGTCGACGTCGTGGCCGCGCTGCTCGCCATGCGGGAGGGGCTGATCCCGCCCACCACGAATGTGGAGCTTTCGTCGGAGTACGCCCTCGATCTCGTGACCGGACGAGCGCGACCCCTGTCGGTGCGCACCGCTCTCGTACTGGCCCGTGGATACGGAGGGTTCAACTCCGCAGTCGTCCTCAAGGCCGTCGACTGA
- a CDS encoding Gfo/Idh/MocA family protein has protein sequence METLRIGVLGCADIARRRVLPAIRRFSGTDLVAVASRDPDKARSTAAESGCEAVHGYDTLLARADIDAVYVPLPAALHARWVEAALRAGKHVLAEKPLTTDQDSTARLVTLAERHGLVLRENVMFVHHGQHRAVHRLVADGAIGEVRALHAAFAIPRLRDDDIRYDPELGGGALWDTGVYPVRAALFLLGDDLEATGATLVRGGPGRGVDIAGTALLRTPEGVGAHLAFGLDHHYRSRYEIWGSEGTIVLDRAFTPPADHVPRIRLERKGGAEDITLPAQDQVLRTVAAFAGAVRTGAGPDPAVLRQAALLDEIRRRMRAA, from the coding sequence ATGGAAACCCTGCGCATCGGTGTACTCGGCTGCGCCGACATCGCGCGCCGCCGTGTCCTGCCCGCGATACGGCGGTTCTCCGGTACCGACCTCGTCGCGGTGGCCAGCCGCGACCCGGACAAGGCGCGCAGCACTGCCGCCGAGTCCGGATGCGAGGCGGTACACGGCTACGACACCCTGCTCGCGCGCGCCGACATCGACGCCGTGTACGTGCCGTTGCCGGCGGCACTGCACGCGCGATGGGTGGAGGCGGCTCTCCGGGCGGGCAAGCACGTCCTCGCCGAGAAGCCGCTCACCACGGACCAGGACAGCACAGCGCGCCTGGTGACCCTCGCCGAGCGGCACGGTCTGGTGCTGAGGGAGAACGTCATGTTCGTCCACCACGGCCAGCACCGGGCGGTCCACCGGCTCGTCGCGGACGGCGCGATCGGCGAGGTGCGGGCCCTCCATGCGGCGTTCGCGATCCCACGGCTGCGGGACGACGACATCCGCTACGACCCGGAACTGGGCGGCGGAGCCCTCTGGGACACCGGGGTGTACCCGGTCCGCGCCGCCCTGTTCCTCCTCGGGGACGATCTGGAGGCGACCGGTGCCACGCTGGTGCGCGGCGGTCCCGGGCGCGGGGTCGACATCGCGGGCACCGCGCTGCTGCGCACGCCCGAAGGCGTGGGAGCGCACCTCGCGTTCGGCCTGGATCACCACTACCGCTCGCGGTACGAGATCTGGGGCAGTGAGGGAACCATCGTCCTGGACCGGGCTTTCACCCCGCCGGCCGACCACGTGCCGCGGATCAGGCTCGAACGCAAGGGCGGAGCCGAGGACATCACCCTCCCCGCACAGGACCAGGTGCTCCGCACGGTCGCCGCGTTCGCGGGAGCCGTGCGCACAGGTGCCGGACCCGACCCGGCCGTCCTGCGTCAAGCGGCCCTGCTCGACGAGATACGCCGCCGGATGCGGGCCGCCTAG
- a CDS encoding acyl carrier protein, with protein MSQNEFTIDDLKRILLAGAGVDESSDLGGEILDTAFDDLGYDSLALLETGGRIEREYGIALDDEVFSDNRTPRALVSAVNRSLRAVAGA; from the coding sequence TTGTCCCAGAATGAGTTCACCATCGACGATCTCAAACGCATCCTCCTCGCCGGGGCGGGTGTCGATGAGAGCAGCGATCTCGGCGGCGAGATACTCGACACCGCATTCGACGATCTGGGGTACGACTCGCTGGCCCTGTTGGAGACGGGCGGGCGCATCGAGCGTGAGTACGGAATCGCGCTGGACGACGAGGTCTTCAGTGACAATCGCACCCCCCGTGCTCTTGTCTCCGCCGTGAACAGGAGTCTCAGGGCGGTCGCCGGCGCCTGA
- a CDS encoding NDP-hexose 2,3-dehydratase family protein yields MTVRAESPAHTEPQLRSRTDPATSRRLADSAAVGESSMPRTDDILSWLDERRRAHRFDVERIPFADLDGWSFDEETGDLRHHSGRFFTVRGLHVTTGPDPRQDWHQPIIVQPEVGILGILVKEFDGVPHFLMQAKMEPGNSNLLQISPTVQATRSNYTKAHNGADVRYLEYFRGDGPGRVLADVLQSEHGSWFYRKSNRNMLVEAEGDVPEHPDFRWLTLGQIGLLLAQDNLINMDARTVLSCIPLPDPGGLALHSDTDLRSWFTGERSRHDVEARTTPLSGIPGWKRGPWSIDHEEERYFSVVAVSVQAGSREVARWTQPLFEPKGLGVTAFLLRRIGGVPHVLVHARVEAGFAETVELGPTVQYTPSNYAHLPGPRRPPFLDFALSATGDRIRYEARHSEEGGRFLNAESRYLFIDAEGDEAALDPPPGYLWATPYQLTGLLRHNHYLNVQARTLLSCLTAGAVRL; encoded by the coding sequence ATGACGGTGCGAGCCGAGTCACCCGCACACACCGAGCCGCAGCTGCGCTCGCGTACCGACCCGGCGACCTCCCGACGCCTGGCCGATTCCGCGGCCGTCGGCGAGTCGTCGATGCCGCGCACCGACGACATCCTCTCCTGGCTGGACGAGCGCCGGCGCGCCCACCGGTTCGACGTGGAGAGAATTCCGTTCGCGGATCTCGACGGCTGGTCCTTCGACGAGGAGACGGGTGACCTCCGACACCACAGCGGACGGTTCTTCACCGTGCGGGGCCTGCACGTCACCACCGGACCCGATCCCCGGCAGGACTGGCACCAGCCGATCATCGTCCAGCCGGAAGTGGGCATACTCGGCATCCTGGTCAAGGAGTTCGACGGTGTGCCGCATTTCCTCATGCAGGCCAAGATGGAGCCGGGCAACTCGAATCTGCTGCAGATATCACCGACCGTGCAGGCCACCCGCAGCAACTACACCAAGGCCCACAACGGTGCGGACGTGAGGTACCTCGAGTACTTCAGGGGCGACGGACCCGGCCGGGTGCTCGCCGACGTCCTGCAGTCCGAACACGGCTCCTGGTTCTACCGCAAGAGCAACCGCAACATGCTGGTGGAGGCCGAGGGGGACGTACCCGAGCACCCGGACTTCCGCTGGCTGACGCTCGGCCAGATCGGCCTGCTCCTGGCACAGGACAATCTGATCAACATGGACGCGCGAACCGTGCTGTCCTGCATCCCCCTCCCGGATCCCGGGGGACTGGCTCTGCACTCGGACACCGACCTGCGGTCCTGGTTCACCGGGGAACGCTCGCGTCATGACGTCGAGGCCCGGACGACACCCCTGTCGGGCATCCCCGGCTGGAAGCGGGGCCCGTGGTCCATCGACCACGAGGAGGAGCGGTACTTCAGCGTCGTCGCCGTGTCCGTGCAGGCCGGCAGCCGAGAGGTCGCACGGTGGACACAGCCGCTGTTCGAGCCGAAGGGGCTGGGCGTGACGGCTTTCCTGCTCCGCAGGATCGGCGGAGTACCGCACGTCCTGGTGCACGCGCGCGTCGAGGCGGGTTTCGCCGAGACCGTCGAACTGGGACCCACCGTCCAGTACACACCGTCGAACTACGCGCACCTGCCGGGCCCCCGCCGGCCCCCCTTCCTGGACTTCGCGCTGTCCGCCACCGGGGACAGGATCCGTTACGAGGCCCGCCACTCGGAGGAGGGCGGACGCTTCCTGAACGCGGAGAGCCGCTACCTCTTCATCGACGCCGAAGGGGACGAAGCCGCGCTCGACCCGCCCCCGGGCTACCTCTGGGCCACGCCGTACCAGTTGACCGGCCTTCTGCGGCACAACCACTATCTGAACGTCCAGGCCCGGACTCTGCTGTCCTGCCTGACGGCGGGGGCGGTACGGCTCTGA
- a CDS encoding beta-ketoacyl-[acyl-carrier-protein] synthase family protein — MPGRTTGRQSGQPTSARTPLRSPPNRTSASQTYERKASRMARRVVITGVGVVAPGGKDVGSFWDLLSEGRTATRRITLFDPSPFRSRVAAEIDFDPETHGLTPRECRRLGRAAQFGVVAARQALADSGLGPAVPDPYRTGVVVGTAGGAIAGLDAAYRAMSDDGRLADVDPAYAVPHLYDQFVPSSFAAEVAWAVGAEGPATVVANGCTAGIDAVAHAVELIRESSADVMVAGATDAPISPIAMAAFDAVRATTPHNEEPETASRPFDVSRSGFVLGEGAALFVLEDLGGARRRGARVYAEVAGYASRSNAFHMTGLRPDGRELAEAIRVALVEARLNTTDLDYISAHGSGTKLNDRHETEAYKRALGEHAYRVPVSSIKSMIGHSMGSAGSLEIAACLLAMRHHVVPPTANLHAPDEQCDLDYVPRVAREHRTDAVLTVASGFGGFQSAMALARPERSGA; from the coding sequence ATGCCTGGCCGGACGACCGGCCGACAGTCCGGGCAGCCGACCTCGGCCAGGACACCGCTCCGATCGCCGCCGAACAGGACAAGCGCATCACAGACGTATGAAAGGAAGGCATCGCGCATGGCTCGCCGTGTGGTGATCACGGGTGTGGGGGTTGTGGCACCCGGTGGCAAGGACGTCGGGAGCTTCTGGGACCTCCTCAGCGAGGGTCGTACGGCCACGCGGAGGATCACACTGTTCGACCCTTCCCCCTTTCGCTCCAGAGTGGCGGCCGAGATCGACTTCGACCCGGAGACGCACGGGCTCACTCCGCGGGAGTGCCGTCGTCTGGGCCGCGCCGCGCAGTTCGGTGTGGTCGCGGCACGGCAGGCACTCGCGGACAGCGGGCTGGGACCGGCGGTTCCCGATCCGTATCGGACGGGTGTGGTCGTCGGTACCGCAGGTGGAGCCATTGCCGGGCTGGACGCCGCGTACCGCGCGATGAGCGATGACGGCCGGTTGGCGGACGTGGACCCCGCCTACGCGGTGCCCCACCTGTACGACCAGTTCGTGCCCAGTTCGTTCGCGGCCGAGGTGGCCTGGGCCGTCGGCGCCGAAGGTCCCGCGACCGTCGTCGCGAACGGCTGCACCGCCGGGATCGACGCGGTCGCCCACGCGGTCGAACTGATCCGCGAGAGCAGTGCGGACGTCATGGTCGCCGGAGCAACGGATGCCCCCATTTCGCCCATCGCCATGGCGGCTTTCGACGCGGTCCGGGCGACCACCCCGCACAACGAGGAACCGGAAACGGCGTCCCGCCCCTTCGACGTCTCCCGCAGCGGCTTCGTGCTGGGCGAGGGCGCGGCACTTTTCGTGCTGGAGGACCTCGGAGGTGCTCGTCGGCGTGGGGCGCGCGTCTACGCCGAGGTCGCCGGGTACGCCTCCCGCAGCAACGCCTTCCACATGACGGGCCTGCGCCCCGACGGTCGCGAGTTGGCCGAGGCCATCCGGGTGGCGCTGGTCGAGGCACGGCTGAACACCACGGACCTCGACTACATCAGCGCGCACGGCTCCGGCACGAAACTGAACGACCGTCACGAGACCGAGGCGTACAAAAGGGCTTTGGGTGAGCATGCCTACCGTGTCCCGGTCAGCTCCATCAAGTCGATGATCGGGCACTCGATGGGCTCGGCCGGTTCCCTGGAGATCGCCGCGTGCCTGCTGGCGATGAGGCACCACGTGGTGCCGCCGACCGCCAACTTGCACGCTCCCGACGAGCAGTGCGATCTCGACTACGTGCCGCGCGTGGCGCGCGAGCATCGCACGGACGCCGTCCTGACGGTCGCCAGCGGATTCGGCGGATTTCAGAGTGCCATGGCACTGGCGCGGCCCGAGAGGAGCGGGGCGTGA
- a CDS encoding acetyl/propionyl/methylcrotonyl-CoA carboxylase subunit alpha — translation MRKVLIANRGEIAVRVARACRDAGIASVAVYADPDRDALHVRAADEAFALGGDTPATSYLDIAKVLQAAKDSGADAIHPGYGFLSENAEFAQAVLDADLIWIGPPPQAIRDLGDKVAARHIAQRAGAPLVAGTPDPVSGADEVVAFAEEHGLPIAIKAAFGGGGRGLKVARTLEEVPELYDSAVREAVAAFGRGECFVERYLDKPRHVETQCLADSHGNVVVVSTRDCSLQRRHQKLVEEAPAPFLSTAQNAELYAASKAILKEAGYVGAGTVEFLVGTDGTISFLEVNTRLQVEHPVTEEVTGIDLVREMFRIADGEELGYDDPPLRGHSLEFRINGEDPGRGFLPAPGTVTTFTPPAGPGVRLDAGVESGSVIGPAWDSLLAKLIVTGATRQQALQRAARALEEFQVGGMATAIPFHRAVVTDPAFAPELTGSTEPFTVHTRWIETEFVNEIKPFVAPTDTAEAEDESDRETIVVEVGGKRLEVSLPSALGMTLARTGLAAGAKPKRRAAKKSGPVASGDTLASPMQGTIVKVAVEEGQEVNEGDLVVVLEAMKMEQPLNAHRSGTIKGLSAEVGASITSGAAICEIKD, via the coding sequence GTGCGCAAGGTGTTGATCGCCAACCGAGGCGAAATCGCTGTCCGCGTCGCCCGGGCGTGCCGGGACGCCGGGATCGCGAGCGTGGCCGTGTACGCCGATCCGGACCGGGACGCGCTGCATGTGCGGGCCGCGGACGAGGCGTTCGCGCTGGGCGGTGACACGCCGGCGACCAGCTACCTGGACATCGCCAAGGTGTTGCAGGCCGCGAAGGACTCCGGTGCGGACGCGATCCACCCGGGTTACGGCTTCCTCTCGGAGAACGCGGAGTTCGCGCAGGCCGTCCTGGACGCGGATCTGATCTGGATCGGCCCGCCCCCGCAGGCGATCCGCGACCTGGGTGACAAGGTGGCGGCCCGTCATATCGCCCAGCGTGCGGGCGCCCCGCTCGTGGCGGGCACCCCGGACCCGGTCTCGGGCGCCGACGAGGTCGTCGCGTTCGCCGAGGAGCACGGTCTGCCGATCGCCATCAAGGCGGCCTTCGGCGGCGGCGGCCGCGGCCTGAAGGTCGCCCGCACCCTGGAGGAGGTCCCGGAGCTGTACGACTCCGCGGTCCGCGAGGCCGTGGCGGCCTTCGGCCGGGGCGAGTGCTTCGTGGAGCGCTACCTGGACAAGCCGCGTCACGTGGAGACCCAGTGCCTGGCCGACAGCCACGGCAACGTGGTCGTCGTCTCCACCCGTGACTGCTCCCTGCAGCGCCGCCACCAGAAGCTGGTGGAGGAGGCCCCGGCGCCGTTCCTCTCCACGGCGCAGAACGCCGAGCTGTACGCGGCGTCGAAGGCCATCCTCAAGGAGGCCGGCTACGTCGGCGCCGGCACGGTGGAGTTCCTGGTCGGCACCGACGGCACGATCTCCTTCCTGGAGGTCAACACCCGCCTCCAGGTGGAGCACCCGGTCACCGAGGAGGTCACCGGCATCGACCTGGTCCGCGAGATGTTCCGCATCGCCGACGGCGAGGAGCTGGGCTACGACGACCCGCCGCTGCGCGGCCACTCCCTGGAGTTCCGCATCAACGGCGAGGACCCGGGCCGGGGCTTCCTCCCTGCCCCCGGCACGGTCACCACGTTCACCCCGCCCGCCGGCCCCGGTGTCCGCCTGGACGCGGGCGTGGAGTCCGGCAGTGTGATCGGCCCGGCCTGGGACTCCCTCCTGGCCAAGCTGATCGTCACCGGCGCCACCCGGCAGCAGGCGCTGCAGCGCGCGGCCCGCGCCCTGGAGGAGTTCCAGGTCGGGGGCATGGCCACGGCGATCCCCTTCCACCGCGCGGTGGTCACCGACCCGGCGTTCGCCCCCGAACTCACCGGATCCACGGAGCCCTTCACGGTCCACACCCGCTGGATCGAGACGGAGTTCGTCAACGAGATCAAGCCCTTCGTGGCCCCCACGGACACCGCCGAGGCCGAGGACGAGTCGGACCGCGAGACGATCGTCGTCGAGGTCGGCGGCAAGCGCCTGGAGGTCTCCCTCCCCTCCGCCCTCGGCATGACCCTGGCCCGCACCGGCCTCGCGGCGGGCGCCAAGCCCAAGCGCCGCGCGGCCAAGAAGTCCGGCCCGGTCGCCTCCGGCGACACCCTCGCCTCCCCCATGCAGGGCACCATCGTCAAGGTCGCCGTCGAAGAGGGCCAGGAGGTCAACGAGGGCGACCTCGTCGTCGTCCTCGAAGCCATGAAGATGGAACAGCCCCTCAACGCCCACCGCTCCGGCACCATCAAGGGCCTCAGCGCGGAGGTCGGCGCCTCCATCACCTCCGGCGCGGCCATCTGCGAAATCAAGGACTGA